In the Populus trichocarpa isolate Nisqually-1 chromosome 1, P.trichocarpa_v4.1, whole genome shotgun sequence genome, one interval contains:
- the LOC18094313 gene encoding zinc finger CCCH domain-containing protein 22 isoform X2: MDGYEATRIVFSRIQNLDPENASKIMGLLLIQDHGEKEMIRLAFGPEALVHSVILKARKELGLCSPTNPSKSPSPPSPLYSSNPITISRQNSSSSTSRLGFNIPPSLTIPNPSSNFSSSWSDLPNPDDLISPNGSSLNPASAPFYANGVRGGGESDLMDEFQLQDQLSFLNDNSANLGPKSSDLFYSQLDALSSPTGASDSVMFPSYWGGSVHRRSCSVSDVLGSEDPNSGFGWRPCLYFARGYCKNGSNCRFVHGGLGESDGAGVVVGSPNGNNKIDMMDQCHELLRSKSAQQQRLAAASQLMGGSAASFPYSPKSMNFLLQQQQNDSQRAAAALMMGEDMHKFARSRLDRNDLINPASRQIYLTFPADSTFREEDVSNYFSIYGPVQDVRIPYQQKRMFGFVTFLYPETVKIILAKGNPHFVCDARVLVKPYKEKGKVPDKKQQQQQVERGEFSPCGTPTGLDSRDPFDLQLGARMFYNTQDMLWRRKLEEQADLQQALELQSRRLMSLQLLDVKKHHHRALSTGSPVPSPTHSPNIFNQSLAFPPLHSNTEVPQENCSSPMPAISVAAPTEKQISNANSGKECTSSEENGSGKESSHGEDSDLQESLEHNLPDSPFASPTKGSGDYYSAFIHGVPDLSHEKDANIPASSSANNSLVTTSLISPNSSLEMASFKSFNCQMPRFSSGHGAIGMYANTDGPTCPVGI, from the exons ATGGATGGTTATGAAGCAACAAGAATAGTTTTCTCGAGAATCCAAAACCTAGACCCAGAAAATGCTTCAAAAATCATGGGTCTTCTTTTGATTCAGGACCATGGTGAAAAGGAAATGATTAGGTTAGCTTTTGGACCAGAAGCACTTGTTCACTCAGTAATCCTTAAAGCGAGGAAAGAACTAGGACTTTGCTCTCCAACAAACCCTTCTAAAAGTCCTTCGCCCCCTTCGCCTCTATATTCAAGCAACCCAATAACCATCTCTAGACAGAattcatcttcttcaacttcAAGACTTGGGTTTAACATCCCACCTTCACTTACTATCCCAAACCCTTCatcaaatttttcttcttcttggagTGACCTTCCAAACCCTGATGACTTGATTAGTCCTAATGGTAGTTCACTCAATCCTGCTTCTGCTCCTTTCTATGCTAATGGAGTAAGAGGTGGAGGAGAGTCTGATTTGATGGATGAGTTTCAGCTCCAAGACCAGCTTTCATTCTTGAATGACAATTCAGCAAATCTTGGTCCAAAAAGCTCAGATCTTTTTTACTCTCAACTGGATGCTTTATCAAGTCCAACTGGTGCTAGTGATTCTGTGATGTTTCCTTCTTACTGGGGTGGGTCTGTGCACAGAAGGAGCTGTTCTGTCAGTGATGTTTTGGGGTCTGAGGATCCAAATTCAGGCTTTGGGTGGAGACCTTGCCTTTACTTTGCTAGAGGGTACTGTAAGAATGGAAGTAACTGTAGGTTTGTTCACGGTGGGCTCGGAGAATCTGATGGTGCAGGTGTTGTTGTGGGTTCACCTAATGGTAACAACAAGATTGATATGATGGACCAGTGCCATGAGTTGCTTAGATCCAAGTCTGCTCAACAGCAAAGGTTAGCTGCTGCTTCTCAGCTCATGGGTGGCTCTGCTGCTTCTTTTCCTTACTCTCCTAAAAGCATGAactttcttcttcaacaacagcaAAATGATAGCCAGAG GGCTGCTGCTGCTTTGATGATGGGGGAGGACATGCACAAATTTGCAAGATCTAGGCTTGATAGGAATGATTTGATTAATCCTGCTTCCAGGCAGATCTACTTGACTTTCCCTGCTGATAGCACTTTTAGAGAGGAAGATGTGTCAAATTACTTCAG tatttatgGGCCAGTGCAAGATGTGAGGATTCCTTATCAGCAGAAGAGGATGTTTGGATTTGTTACCTTTTTGTATCCAGAGACCGTGAAGATAATATTGGCCAAAGGGAACCCTCATTTTGTTTGTGATGCAAGGGTGCTTGTTAAGCCTTACAAAGAGAAAGGCAAAGTCCCAGACAA GaagcaacagcagcaacaagtTGAGAGGGGTGAGTTCTCACCATGTGGTACTCCTACTGGCCTTGATTCCAGAGATCCATTTGATCTCCAACTTG GTGCAAGAATGTTTTACAACACACAAGACATGTTGTGGAGGAGGAAGCTAGAGGAGCAAGCTGATTTGCAGCAAGCCCTTGAGCTTCAAAGTAGAAGATTGATGAGTTTGCAGCTTCTTGATGTCAAGAAACATCATCATAGGGCTCTTTCCACTGGCAGCCCTGTCCCCTCCCCAACTCACTCTccaaatattttcaatcaatctcTTGCCTTTCCTCCACTCCACAGCAACACAGAAGTTCCACAAG AGAATTGTTCTAGCCCAATGCCAGCCATTTCAGTGGCTGCCCCAACTGAAAAACAGATATCAAATGCTAATTCTGGGAAAGAATGTACTAGCAGTGAAGAGAATGGCAGTGGTAAAGAGAGCTCCCATGGTGAAGACAGCGATTTACAAGAAAG TTTGGAGCACAACCTCCCTGATAGTCCCTTTGCATCTCCTACCAAAGGCTCCGGGGACTACTACTCTGCCTTCATCCATGGAGTTCCTGACCTCTCCCATGAAAAGGATGCTAACATCCCGGCTTCATCTTCTGCTAACAATAGTTTGGTCACTACAAGTCTAATCTCTCCTAATTCTTCACTAGAAATGGCATCCTTCAAGTCCTTCAATTGCCAAATGCCCAG GTTTTCATCCGGGCATGGAGCAATAGGGATGTATGCCAACACAGATGGACCTACCTGCCCTGTTGGAATTTAG
- the LOC18094313 gene encoding zinc finger CCCH domain-containing protein 22 isoform X1: MDGYEATRIVFSRIQNLDPENASKIMGLLLIQDHGEKEMIRLAFGPEALVHSVILKARKELGLCSPTNPSKSPSPPSPLYSSNPITISRQNSSSSTSRLGFNIPPSLTIPNPSSNFSSSWSDLPNPDDLISPNGSSLNPASAPFYANGVRGGGESDLMDEFQLQDQLSFLNDNSANLGPKSSDLFYSQLDALSSPTGASDSVMFPSYWGGSVHRRSCSVSDVLGSEDPNSGFGWRPCLYFARGYCKNGSNCRFVHGGLGESDGAGVVVGSPNGNNKIDMMDQCHELLRSKSAQQQRLAAASQLMGGSAASFPYSPKSMNFLLQQQQNDSQRAAAALMMGEDMHKFARSRLDRNDLINPASRQIYLTFPADSTFREEDVSNYFSIYGPVQDVRIPYQQKRMFGFVTFLYPETVKIILAKGNPHFVCDARVLVKPYKEKGKVPDKYRKQQQQQVERGEFSPCGTPTGLDSRDPFDLQLGARMFYNTQDMLWRRKLEEQADLQQALELQSRRLMSLQLLDVKKHHHRALSTGSPVPSPTHSPNIFNQSLAFPPLHSNTEVPQENCSSPMPAISVAAPTEKQISNANSGKECTSSEENGSGKESSHGEDSDLQESLEHNLPDSPFASPTKGSGDYYSAFIHGVPDLSHEKDANIPASSSANNSLVTTSLISPNSSLEMASFKSFNCQMPRFSSGHGAIGMYANTDGPTCPVGI, translated from the exons ATGGATGGTTATGAAGCAACAAGAATAGTTTTCTCGAGAATCCAAAACCTAGACCCAGAAAATGCTTCAAAAATCATGGGTCTTCTTTTGATTCAGGACCATGGTGAAAAGGAAATGATTAGGTTAGCTTTTGGACCAGAAGCACTTGTTCACTCAGTAATCCTTAAAGCGAGGAAAGAACTAGGACTTTGCTCTCCAACAAACCCTTCTAAAAGTCCTTCGCCCCCTTCGCCTCTATATTCAAGCAACCCAATAACCATCTCTAGACAGAattcatcttcttcaacttcAAGACTTGGGTTTAACATCCCACCTTCACTTACTATCCCAAACCCTTCatcaaatttttcttcttcttggagTGACCTTCCAAACCCTGATGACTTGATTAGTCCTAATGGTAGTTCACTCAATCCTGCTTCTGCTCCTTTCTATGCTAATGGAGTAAGAGGTGGAGGAGAGTCTGATTTGATGGATGAGTTTCAGCTCCAAGACCAGCTTTCATTCTTGAATGACAATTCAGCAAATCTTGGTCCAAAAAGCTCAGATCTTTTTTACTCTCAACTGGATGCTTTATCAAGTCCAACTGGTGCTAGTGATTCTGTGATGTTTCCTTCTTACTGGGGTGGGTCTGTGCACAGAAGGAGCTGTTCTGTCAGTGATGTTTTGGGGTCTGAGGATCCAAATTCAGGCTTTGGGTGGAGACCTTGCCTTTACTTTGCTAGAGGGTACTGTAAGAATGGAAGTAACTGTAGGTTTGTTCACGGTGGGCTCGGAGAATCTGATGGTGCAGGTGTTGTTGTGGGTTCACCTAATGGTAACAACAAGATTGATATGATGGACCAGTGCCATGAGTTGCTTAGATCCAAGTCTGCTCAACAGCAAAGGTTAGCTGCTGCTTCTCAGCTCATGGGTGGCTCTGCTGCTTCTTTTCCTTACTCTCCTAAAAGCATGAactttcttcttcaacaacagcaAAATGATAGCCAGAG GGCTGCTGCTGCTTTGATGATGGGGGAGGACATGCACAAATTTGCAAGATCTAGGCTTGATAGGAATGATTTGATTAATCCTGCTTCCAGGCAGATCTACTTGACTTTCCCTGCTGATAGCACTTTTAGAGAGGAAGATGTGTCAAATTACTTCAG tatttatgGGCCAGTGCAAGATGTGAGGATTCCTTATCAGCAGAAGAGGATGTTTGGATTTGTTACCTTTTTGTATCCAGAGACCGTGAAGATAATATTGGCCAAAGGGAACCCTCATTTTGTTTGTGATGCAAGGGTGCTTGTTAAGCCTTACAAAGAGAAAGGCAAAGTCCCAGACAAGTACAG GaagcaacagcagcaacaagtTGAGAGGGGTGAGTTCTCACCATGTGGTACTCCTACTGGCCTTGATTCCAGAGATCCATTTGATCTCCAACTTG GTGCAAGAATGTTTTACAACACACAAGACATGTTGTGGAGGAGGAAGCTAGAGGAGCAAGCTGATTTGCAGCAAGCCCTTGAGCTTCAAAGTAGAAGATTGATGAGTTTGCAGCTTCTTGATGTCAAGAAACATCATCATAGGGCTCTTTCCACTGGCAGCCCTGTCCCCTCCCCAACTCACTCTccaaatattttcaatcaatctcTTGCCTTTCCTCCACTCCACAGCAACACAGAAGTTCCACAAG AGAATTGTTCTAGCCCAATGCCAGCCATTTCAGTGGCTGCCCCAACTGAAAAACAGATATCAAATGCTAATTCTGGGAAAGAATGTACTAGCAGTGAAGAGAATGGCAGTGGTAAAGAGAGCTCCCATGGTGAAGACAGCGATTTACAAGAAAG TTTGGAGCACAACCTCCCTGATAGTCCCTTTGCATCTCCTACCAAAGGCTCCGGGGACTACTACTCTGCCTTCATCCATGGAGTTCCTGACCTCTCCCATGAAAAGGATGCTAACATCCCGGCTTCATCTTCTGCTAACAATAGTTTGGTCACTACAAGTCTAATCTCTCCTAATTCTTCACTAGAAATGGCATCCTTCAAGTCCTTCAATTGCCAAATGCCCAG GTTTTCATCCGGGCATGGAGCAATAGGGATGTATGCCAACACAGATGGACCTACCTGCCCTGTTGGAATTTAG
- the LOC18094314 gene encoding aspartic proteinase CDR1, whose protein sequence is MDLIHKDSPQSPLYPGNLPPGEQILQPAACPFAGLHHQTSMMSTNKAVMNRMMSPLTSYGDPFLFLAQVGVGSFQEKSHRTHFKTYYFQIDTGNELSWIQCEGCQNKGNVCFPHKDPPYPSSQSKSYYPVSCNQHSFCEPNQCKEGLCAYNVTYGPGSYTSGNLANETFTFYSNHGKHTALKSISFGCSTDSRNMIYAFLLDKNPVSGVLGMGWGPRSFLAQLGSISHGKFSYCITANNTHNTYLRFGKHVVKSKNLQTTKIMQVKPSAAYHVNLLGISVNGVKLNITKTDLAVRKDGSRGCIIDAGTLATLLVKPIFDTLHTALANHLSSNQNLKRWVIHKLHKDLCYEQLSDAGRKNLPVVTFHLENADLEVKPEAIFLFREFEGKNVFCLSMLSDDSKTIIGAYQQMKQKFVYDTKARVLSFGPEDCEKNG, encoded by the coding sequence ATGGATCTCATACACAAAGACTCCCCACAATCCCCTCTTTACCCTGGTAATCTTCCTCCTGGTGAGCAGATTCTACAGCCAGCTGCTTGCCCTTTTGCTGGGTTGCACCACCAAACCAGCATGATGTCAACAAATAAAGCTGTCATGAACAGGATGATGAGTCCTCTCACTTCCTATGGTGACCCCTTTTTGTTCTTGGCACAAGTTGGTGTTGGCTCCTTCCAAGAAAAATCTCATCGTACACATTTCAAAACCTACTACTTTCAAATAGACACTGGTAATGAGCTCTCTTGGATTCAATGTGAAGGTTGCCAAAATAAAGGCAACGTGTGCTTCCCTCATAAGGATCCTCCATACCCCAGTTCTCAATCCAAATCTTACTATCCTGTATCTTGCAATCAACACTCCTTCTGCGAGCCAAACCAATGCAAAGAAGGCTTATGTGCCTATAATGTAACCTATGGTCCAGGTTCCTACACAAGCGGGAATCTTGCTAATGAAACTTTCACTTTCTATTCTAACCATGGCAAACACACAGCTCTCAAGAGCATTAGTTTTGGATGCAGCACCGATAGTAGAAACATGATATATGCTTTCTTGCTTGACAAAAATCCGGTGAGTGGGGTTTTGGGTATGGGATGGGGTCCTCGATCTTTTCTAGCACAATTAGGCTCAATCAGTCATGGAAAGTTCTCATATTGCATCACAGCAAACAACACACACAATACCTATTTAAGGTTTGGCAAACATGTTgtgaaatcaaaaaatttacaaaCTACAAAAATAATGCAAGTCAAGCCCTCTGCAGCTTATCATGTGAATTTGCTAGGCATAAGTGTTAATGGGGTGAAGCTCAACATCACCAAAACCGATCTTGCTGTGAGAAAAGATGGTAGCAGAGGATGCATCATAGATGCTGGTACCCTGGCCACATTACTTGTCAAACCTATTTTTGATACACTACACACAGCTTTGGCAAATCATTTGTCGAGCAATCAAAACCTGAAGAGATGGGTCATTCACAAGTTGCACAAGGATCTTTGCTATGAACAATTATCGGATGCCGGCCGCAAGAACCTTCCGGTTGTTACATTCCATTTGGAGAATGCTGACCTTGAAGTTAAACCTGAAGCCATCTTCTTGTTCCGTGAGTTCGAGGGAAAAAATGTTTTCTGCTTGTCAATGCTTTCTGATGATTCTAAGACCATAATTGGTGCTTATCAGCAAATGAAGCAAAAGTTTGTGTACGATACTAAAGCTCGAGTGCTGAGTTTTGGTCCAGAGGATTGTGAGAAAAATGGCTGA
- the LOC18094315 gene encoding LOW QUALITY PROTEIN: pentatricopeptide repeat-containing protein At1g07740, mitochondrial-like (The sequence of the model RefSeq protein was modified relative to this genomic sequence to represent the inferred CDS: inserted 1 base in 1 codon): MGFKPDYPSDSALIYKLARCQDFEAVEEVLGYVQDNTVHCQETLFIALFQHYGKAHLVDKAVELFHRMTSFNRVRTRQSLNSLLNVHVDNDRFLVANELFDKACKLGFRXNSVAFNVMIRGQFEKGEWKQACKVFEEMLETKVEPSVATFNSLIGYLCGNGELDKALLEDMIKRGKRPNAVTYALLMEGLCLIGEHDEAKKMMFDMEYRGCKPAVVNFGVLMSDLVKGGKIEEAKSLVHEMKKRHLKKDVVTYNILINYLCKEGRAAEAYKVLFEMQVM; this comes from the exons ATGGGGTTTAAACCTGACTACCCTTCAGACTCTGCTCTCATATACAAGCTTGCACGTTGTCAGGATTTTGAAGCGGTTGAGGAAGTTCTTGGTTATGTGCAAGATAATACTGTTCATTGTCAAGAAACCCTTTTCATTGCTTTGTTTCAACATTATGGGAAAGCCCATCTGGTTGATAAGGCTGTTGAGCTTTTTCATAGAATGACTTCCTTTAACCGTGTCCGTACGCGTCAGTCTTTGAATAGTCTACTTAATGTTCATGTTGATAATGATCGGTTTCTTGTGGCCAATGAATTGTTTGATAAGGCTTGTAAATTGGGGTTTC TTAATTCGGTCGCCTTTAATGTAATGATCAGAGGGCAGTTTGAGAAGGGTGAGTGGAAGCAAGCTTGCAAGGTGTTTGAAGAAATGCTTGAGACGAAAGTGGAACCCAGTGTTGCGACGTTTAATAGTCTTATTGGGTATTTGTGTGGAAATGGGGAGTTGGATAAGGCATTGTTAGAGGATATGATTAAGAGAGGGAAACGTCCAAATGCGGTAACATATGCTTTGTTAATGGAAGGCTTGTGCTTGATAGGCGAGCATGATGAGGCTAAAAAGATGATGTTTGATATGGAATACAGAGGGTGTAAACCTGCAGTTGTGAATTTTGGTGTTTTGATGTCCGATCTTGTGAAGGGAGGGAAGATTGAGGAAGCAAAATCTTTGGTTCATGAAATGAAGAAGAGGCATTTAAAGAAGGATGTTGTTACTTACAATATATTGATCAATTATCTTTGCAAGGAGGGCAGGGCAGCAGAGGCCTATAAAGTTTTGTTTGAAATGCAAGTTATGTAA
- the LOC18094316 gene encoding calcium-transporting ATPase 4, plasma membrane-type, with protein sequence MEKYLKENFVVDAKRPSDEALRRWRSAVSVVRNPRRRFRMVADLAKRAEAEKKRQNLQEKIRIALYVKKAALHFIEAANRVEHKLSDNVRQTGFGIEPDELAAIVRSQDNKALESHGGVEGLAREVSVSLNDGVVSSDISIRQNIYGPNKYAEKPARSLWMFVWDALHDLTLIILMACAVVSVGVGIATEGWPNGMYDGVGIVLCILLVVMVTAISDYRQSLQFKVLDKEKKNVTVQVTREGRRQKVSIFDLVVGDVVHLSIGDVVPADGILISGHSLSVDESSLSGESEPVNINEKKPFLLSGTKVQDGSGKMLVTAVGMRTEWGKLMVTLSEVGEDETPLQVKLNGVATIIGKIGLAFAVMTFLVLMARFLVAKAHNHEITKWSSGDALQLLNFFAIAVTIIVVAVPEGLPLAVTLSLAFAMKQLMKDRALVRHLSACETMGSACCICTDKTGTLTTNHMVVNKIWICEKTKSIQTNDNKDLLMSSVSEDVHGILLQSIFQNTGSEVTKGKDGKTNILGTPTETAIVEFGLLLGGDFKTHHIESEIVKVEPFNSEKKKMSVLVSLPDNSRFRAFCKGASEIILKMCDKILTADGKSVPLSENQRQNITDVINGFACEALRTLCFAFKDIEKTSDADSIPDNNYTLIAVVGIKDPVRPGVKEAVKTCLAAGITVRMVTGDNINTAKAIAKECGILTDTGLAIEGPDFRTKSPQELEEIIPKLQVMARSSPLDKHKLVTQLRNVFKEVVAVTGDGTNDAPALAEADIGLAMGIAGTEVAKESADVIVMDDNFKTIVNVARWGRAVYINIQKFVQFQLTVNVVALMINFISACISGNAPLTTVQLLWVNLIMDTLGALALATEPPHDGLMKRPPIGRNVSIITKTMWRNIIGQSIYQIIVLVILQFDGKHLLKLSGSDATKILNTFIFNTFVLCQVFNEINSRDMEKINVFKGIFSSWIFLAVMFSTVVFQIVIVEFLGTFANTVPLSWELWLASILIGAASLVIAVILKCIPVETKKDDNTAKHHDGYEPLPSGPDLA encoded by the exons ATGGAGAAATACTTGAAAGAAAACTTCGTAGTTGATGCAAAGAGACCCTCTGACGAGGCTTTAAGAAGATGGAGATCTGCTGTTTCCGTCGTCAGGAATCCTCGCCGGAGGTTTCGAATGGTTGCTGATCTTGCCAAAAGAGCTGAAGCTGAAAAGAAACGTCAAAATCTCCAG GAAAAGATACGGATAGCTCTTTATGTGAAAAAGGCAGCATTGCACTTCATCGAGG CTGCTAATCGAGTTGAGCACAAGCTCTCAGACAATGTCAGGCAAACTGGTTTCGGCATTGAGCCGGATGAACTCGCAGCCATCGTTCGGTCCCAAGATAACAAGGCTTTGGAATCTCATGGGGGGGTTGAAGGATTGGCCAGAGAAGTCTCTGTGTCTTTGAATGATGGGGTTGTCTCAAGTGACATATCTATTAGGCAAAATATATATGGCCCTAACAAATATGCTGAGAAACCTGCCAGATCTTTATGGATGTTTGTTTGGGATGCTTTGCATGATTTGACATTAATTATTCTCATGGCATGTGCTGTGGTCTCTGTTGGTGTTGGTATTGCAACTGAAGGTTGGCCAAATGGAATGTATGATGGGGTGGGAATAGTACTTTGCATTTTGCTAGTAGTGATGGTCACTGCAATAAGTGATTACAGGCAGTCCTTGCAATTTAAGGTCTTggataaggagaagaaaaatgttACTGTTCAGGTTACCAGAGAAGGTAGAAGACAGAAGGTTTCTATCTTTGATTTGGTGGTTGGAGATGTTGTTCATCTATCAATTGGAGATGTGGTTCCTGCAGATGGCATTCTTATATCAGGCCACAGCTTATCAGTCGACGAATCCAGCTTGTCAGGTGAGAGTGAGCCGGTgaacataaatgaaaagaagCCCTTTCTTCTATCAGGAACCAAAGTACAGGATGGGTCTGGTAAAATGCTGGTGACAGCGGTTGGTATGAGGACTGAATGGGGTAAGCTGATGGTTACTTTGAGCGAAGTCGGGGAAGATGAAACACCACTGCAAGTGAAGCTTAATGGGGTTGCAACTATTATTGGGAAAATTGGTTTGGCTTTTGCTGTCATGACATTTTTGGTTCTGATGGCACGGTTTCTAGTGGCCAAGGCACACAACCATGAGATCACAAAATGGTCTAGTGGGGATGCTCTGCAGCTTCTAAATTTCTTTGCCATTGCGGTCACCATAATTGTTGTCGCCGTTCCTGAAGGGCTTCCATTAGCAGTTACACTTAGTCTTGCATTTGCAATGAAGCAATTAATGAAAGATAGAGCACTAGTGAGGCATCTCTCTGCATGTGAAACAATGGGTTCTGCTTGTTGCATTTGCACAGATAAAACCGGAACATTGACTACAAATCATATGGTGGTGAACAAAATATGGATCTgtgagaaaacaaaatcaatacaAACTAATGACAATAAAGATCTGTTGATGTCCTCTGTCTCTGAAGATGTGCATGGAATCCTTTTGCAATCTATATTTCAGAACACAGGATCAGAGGTGACCAAGGGAAAAGATGGAAAGACTAACATTTTGGGGACGCCGACAGAGACAGCAATAGTAGAGTTTGGATTGCTTTTGGGAGGTGATTTTAAAACTCATCATATCGAATCTGAGATAGTGAAAGTCGAGCCCTTCAAttcagaaaagaagaagatgtcTGTGCTTGTTTCTCTTCCTGACAACAGTAGATTTCGAGCATTCTGCAAAGGTGCAtcagaaataattttgaaaatgtgtgACAAGATTTTAACTGCTGATGGCAAATCTGTGCCACTATCTGAAAATCAAAGACAGAACATCACAGATGTCATAAATGGTTTTGCCTGTGAAGCCCTACGAACTCTATGCTTCGCTTTCAAGGATATAGAGAAGACTTCTGATGCAGATAGTATACCTGACAACAACTATACACTAATTGCTGTTGTTGGAATCAAGGATCCTGTACGCCCTGGGGTGAAGGAAGCTGTTAAGACTTGCTTAGCTGCTGGAATCACCGTGCGGATGGTCACTGGTGACAATATCAACACTGCAAAAGCCATAGCTAAGGAATGTGGCATCTTGACAGATACTGGCCTGGCAATTGAAGGGCCAGATTTCCGCACTAAGAGTCCTCaggagttggaggaaataatACCAAAACTTCAG GTTATGGCGCGATCATCGCCTTTAGACAAACATAAATTAGTTACTCAATTGAGGAATGTATTTAAGGAAGTTGTGGCAGTGACTGGAGATGGTACTAATGATGCTCCAGCCTTGGCAGAGGCAGATATTGGGCTTGCTATGGGTATAGCAGGAACAGAG GTAGCAAAAGAAAGTGCCGACGTTATTGTGATGGATGACAACTTTAAAACCATAGTGAATGTTGCAAGATGGGGTCGAGCAGTTTATATCAACATTCAGAAGTTTGTTCAGTTCCAGTTAACGGTCAATGTTGTTGCCCTGatgatcaattttatttctgcATGCATCTCTG GCAATGCGCCATTGACCACTGTTCAGCTGCTTTGGGTGAACTTAATCATGGACACTCTTGGTGCATTAGCATTGGCTACAGAACCACCTCATGATGGACTGATGAAAAGACCTCCAATAGGAAGGAATGTAAGCATAATCACCAAGACCATGTGGAGGAATATCATTGGACAAAGCATCTATCAAATAATTGTCCTTGTCATCCTCCAATTTGATGGGAAACATCTCCTGAAGCTTTCGGGTTCAGATGCTACTAAAATCCTGAATACATTCATATTCAATACCTTTGTTCTCTGCCAG GTGTTCAACGAAATAAACAGCCGAGATATGGAGAAGATAAATGTCTTCAAAGGCATCTTTAGTAGCTGGATTTTCTTGGCTGTCATGTTCTCCACGGTGGTTTTCCAGATTGTGATAGTTGAATTCTTGGGCACATTTGCTAATACTGTTCCATTAAGCTGGGAATTATGGCTGGCCAGTATCTTAATTGGAGCTGCAAGTTTAGTCATTGCTGTCATCCTGAAGTGCATTCCTGTTGAAACTAAGAAAGATGACAACACTGCCAAGCATCACGATGGTTATGAGCCTCTTCCTAGCGGTCCGGATTTGGCGTAG
- the LOC18094317 gene encoding uncharacterized protein LOC18094317: MSINKKRRSKQQFLRSRRERQKPRENQKMSLVDYASSSDEDATDNIEEEEKQKDQEEQEPKPQNEPQVAKPQNKLSSGLSLSRPQVAGPSLLPSISKLPDASMLLNTPTVGLDGSGSDHALRVSAAMAENASRKRELNVGSSRSGKVARGNLVANKNVPDTGGGLLVPPQLKGRSNVVTEDIGKLFVRRHAEPSSH; this comes from the exons ATGAGCATAAACAAGAAAAGGAGATCCAAACAGCAGTTTCTAAGATCAAGGAGAGAGAGACAGAAACCGAGAGAGAATCAGAAGATGTCTTTGGTTGACTACGCTTCTTCCTCGGACGAGGATGCTACAGACaacatagaagaagaagaaaaacaaaaggatcaagAAGAACAAGAACCAAAACCTCAAAACGAACCACAAGTTGCAAAGCCACAAAACAAACT gtCATCTGGGTTGTCATTGTCGAGGCCACAAGTAGCAGGGCCAAGTCTTCTTCCTTCGATATCGAAGCTTCCAGATGCTTCAATGCTATTGAATACGCCAACAGTTGGGTTAGATGGAAGTGGAAGTGATCATGCGTTGCGAGTATCAGCAGCAATGGCAGAGAATGCGTCGCGAAAGAGAGAATTAAATGTGGGGTCCTCGCGGAGTGGGAAAGTGGCAAGAGGGAATTTGGTTGCTAACAAGAATGTTCCAGATACTGGTGGGGGTTTGTTAGTTCCTCCTCAGCTTAAAGGAAG GAGTAATGTTGTGACAGAAGATATTGGGAAGCTGTTTGTAAGAAGACATGCAGAACCCTCTTCTCACTAA